From the genome of Vulpes lagopus strain Blue_001 chromosome 2, ASM1834538v1, whole genome shotgun sequence, one region includes:
- the LOC121484399 gene encoding LOW QUALITY PROTEIN: glomulin-like (The sequence of the model RefSeq protein was modified relative to this genomic sequence to represent the inferred CDS: inserted 3 bases in 3 codons) → MAVEELQSIIMRCQILEEQDFKEEDFGLFQLAGQRCIDEGHIEQLLEIIQNEKNKVIIKNMGWNLVGPVVRCLLWNKEDEKRKYYFLMLDLLVKLCNPKELLLGLLELIEEPSGKQISQIILLLLQPLQTVIQKLHNNKAYSVGLALSTLWSQLSLLPVPYSEEQIQTDDYGXCQCCKALIEFTKPFVEEVINDKENSLENENEKLKDELLKFCFKSLKCPLLTAQFFEQSKEAGNDPLRXFSSEIIGFLSAIGHPFPKIIFNHGRKKRTWDYLEFEEEEDKQXDSMASLAYLVFVQGISIDQLPMVLSPSYLLQFNMAHIEVFLQRTEESVFSKGVDLLENGLLRIEDNSLLHQYLEIKSFLTVPQGLVKVMTLCPIETLRKKSLAMLQLYINKLDSQGKYTLFRCLLNTSNHSGVEAFIIQNIKNQIDVSLKRTHNKWFTGPQLISLLDLVLFLPEGAETDLLQNSDRIMASLNLLRYLVIKDNEKDNQTGLWTELAKIENNFLKPLHTGLNMSKAPYEGEIKNSQENSQEVQKSKDLCSVTVGGEEIPNMPPEMQLKVLHSALFTFDLIESVLARVEELIEIKTKSTTEENIGIK, encoded by the exons ATGGCTGTGGAAGAACTTCAATCCATAATAATGAGATGTCAAATCCTAGAAGAACAAGACTTCAAAGAAGAAGATTTTGGCCTATTTCAATTAGCAGGCCAAAGATGCATAGATGAAGGGCACATAGAGCAGCTactagaaattattcaaaatgaaaagaataaggtCATCATTAAGAATATGGGCTGGAATCTTGTTGGTCCTGTTGTTCGATGTCTTTTGTGGAATaaggaagatgagaaaagaaaatattattttctgatgCTTGATTTATTGGTAAAGTTATGTAATCCAAAGGAATTATTGTTGGGTTTGCTTGAACTGATTGAAGAGCCCTCTGGAAAACAGATATCCCAAATTATTCTTCTTTTACTTCAGCCATTACAAACAGTGATTCAGAAACTTCATAACAACAAGGCATATTCAGTGGGATTAGCATTGTCCACCCTTTGGAGTCAGCTATCTCTCCTTCCTGTTCCATACTCAGAGGAACAAATACAAACAGATGACTATG CTTGTCAGTGTTGCAAGGCCTTAATAGAATTCACTAAGCCTTTTGTGGAAGAAGTCATTAATGACAAAGAAAACTcactggaaaatgaaaatgaaaagttaaaggaTGAATTACTGAAGTTTTGTTTCAAAAGCTTGAAATGCCCTTTGCTGACAGCACAATTCTTTGAGCAGTCTAAAGAAGCAGGAAATGATCCTTTAA TGTTTTCATCTGAAATAATAGGCTTTCTATCAGCAATTGGGCATCctttccccaaaataatttttaatcatggaaggaaaaagaggactTGGGACTATCTTGAATTTGAGGAAGAAGAAGACAAAC CAGACTCTATGGCTTCTCTGGCCTATCTAGTATTTGTACAGGGCATCAGTATTGATCAGCTTCCAATGGTCTTAAGCCCATCGTATCTTTTGCAATTTAACATGGCACATATTGAAGTCTTTTTGCAAAGAACAGAAGAGTCTGTTTTCTCCAAAGGAGTGGATCTATTGGAGAATGGTTTATTGAGAATAGAAGACAACAGTCTACTTCACCAGTACTTAGAAATCAAGAGCTTTCTTACTGTACCTCAGGGCTTAGTCAAAGTAATGACACTTTGCCCCATTGAGACATTGAGGAAAAAAAGTTTAGCTATGCTTCAGCTGTATATTAACAAGTTGGATTCACAAGGCAAATACACATTATTTAGGTGCTTATTGAATACAAGTAATCATTCAGGTGTGGAGGCTTTCATTATTCAGAATATCAAAAATCAAATTGATGTGTCATTAAAGAGAACACATAACAAATGGTTTACAGGCCCACAGCTGATTTCACTTCTAGATTTGGTGCTCTTTCTCCCAGAGGGTGCTGAAACTGATTTACTCCAAAACTCAGATAGGATAATGGCttcattaaatttattgagatatttggttatcaaagataatgaaaaagacaATCAAACCGGATTATGGACAGAACTTGCAAAGATTGAGAATAATTTCTTAAAGCCACTCCATACAGGACTTAATATGTCAAAAGCACCttatgaaggagaaattaagaatagCCAAGAAAATAGCCAAGAAGTCCAGAAGTCTAAAGATCTTTGTTCTGTAACTGTAGGTGGAGAAGAGATCCCTAATATGCCTCCTGAAATGCAGCTTAAGGTCCTACATTCAGCTCTTTTCACATTTGATTTGATTGAAAGTGTTCTGGCTCGAGTAGAAGAActcattgaaataaaaacaaagtctaCCACTGAAGAAAATATTGGGATAAAGTGA